One Candidatus Methylomirabilota bacterium genomic window, CCTGGACTGCGGCGTGGGCTGCTGCCCGGCCTGCGCCGTCCATCTCGAATCGGTCACGTACTGTGGGGGCTGCGCGCGGTCGTTGCTCGGCGTGACCACGGTCCGTGTCGGCGGTCCCTTCGATCTGCAGTGAGGAGGGCGACGCCATGACATGCGAGTGCGGCATGACACACGATCACCCGTCCGGCCAGATCGGCTGCCAGGAGTGCGGGATGCGCTGCTGCCGGAGCTGCGCGCTCGAAATCGACACCAAGACCTACTGCCGCTGGTGCGCCACCTCCCTGGCCGCGTCGGCCTGAGCAAGGAGCCTCGAACCGTGGAGAACATGGGAAGGAAGTTTCGGCAGCTGCTGAAGGACGAGGAGTACGTCTTCACCGGCGGCGTCTACTCGCCGCTCGACGCCCAGATCGCCGAGCGCGTCGGCATGAAGGCCATCTACATGAGCGGCTACTCCGTCGCGCTGGCGAACGGGTGGCCCGACATGGGCTTTCTCACGATGACGGAGATGACGCGCATCGCATCGATGATCGCCAGCGCCGTGGGCATCCCGATCATCGCCGACGCCGACGACGGCTACGGCAACGCCCTCAGCACGATGCGCACCGTCCAGGAGTTCGTCAAGACGGGCGTGGCCGGCGTCCACATCGAGGACCAGCGATTCCCGAAACGGTGCGGCCACATCGCGGGCAAGACACTGGTGAGCCGCGAGGAGGCCGTCGGCAAGTTCCGCGCGGCCGTGGACGTCCGCAACCGCCTCGACCCCGACTTCGTGATCATCGCGCGGACGGACGGTTACGGCGCGGTCGGCGGCAGCCTGGAGGAGGCGGTCTGGCGGGGTCGGGCCTACGCCGACGCCGGCGCCGACCTCGTCTGGTGCGAACTCTCCAACGCCAGCCGGGA contains:
- a CDS encoding isocitrate lyase/PEP mutase family protein; amino-acid sequence: MGRKFRQLLKDEEYVFTGGVYSPLDAQIAERVGMKAIYMSGYSVALANGWPDMGFLTMTEMTRIASMIASAVGIPIIADADDGYGNALSTMRTVQEFVKTGVAGVHIEDQRFPKRCGHIAGKTLVSREEAVGKFRAAVDVRNRLDPDFVIIARTDGYGAVGGSLEEAVWRGRAYADAGADLVWCELSNASREPAVAFAKAMRHTHPDLPLAFNYSSSFRWSTDPNPFLFRELGDLGYRFIFITL